From the genome of Blautia pseudococcoides, one region includes:
- a CDS encoding peptidoglycan D,D-transpeptidase FtsI family protein yields MRMKNLKSKKKKEEKRLLKEEKALEKKELKAKRARNREYAIVSYFFVCIFISLIGYMVYFQVVKREGVISSPYNTRQDQFEDRVVRGSILSADGQTLAYTQVNDDGSETRVYPYNNVFAHVVGYDANGKNGLESLANFQLMSSHDGYLSQAANELKSEKNQGDNVVSTLDTSLQQTAYNALGDNRGAVVVLDPKTGAVLVSVSKPDFNPNTVAQDWDYLVNDSSNSSLLNRATQGAYPPGSTFKIVTALAYLKAHGSIDGYSYNCSGSITMDDHTITCYDGEVHGEEDFTTAFAESCNSAFAGIGVDLGRSKLTQTAESLLFNSKLPIPIEYNKSRFDLGDHPGNPLLMQTSIGQGNTLVSPMHMAMIVSAIANDGVLMKPYYVDHVENVNGDIVKTTKPAEYKQLLETSEARTMQSLMEEVVNRGTASSLSGENYSAAGKTGSAEYYGSDGDIRTHSWFVGYSTMGDSQIAIAVIAEGAGTGSSVAVPIAHEVFNEYYY; encoded by the coding sequence ATGAGGATGAAGAACTTGAAAAGCAAAAAGAAAAAAGAAGAGAAGCGTCTCTTAAAGGAAGAGAAGGCGTTGGAGAAAAAAGAATTAAAGGCTAAGAGAGCCCGAAACCGGGAATATGCCATAGTCAGTTATTTTTTCGTTTGCATCTTTATTTCTTTGATTGGCTATATGGTTTATTTCCAGGTGGTGAAGCGTGAGGGCGTGATCAGCAGCCCTTACAATACCAGGCAGGACCAGTTCGAGGACCGGGTGGTACGCGGCAGTATTCTGTCAGCTGACGGACAGACTCTGGCCTATACCCAGGTAAATGATGACGGTTCCGAAACCAGGGTATATCCTTACAACAACGTGTTTGCCCACGTGGTGGGATATGATGCCAACGGCAAAAACGGTCTGGAATCCCTGGCGAATTTCCAGCTCATGTCCTCCCATGACGGCTATCTCTCCCAGGCAGCCAATGAGCTGAAAAGTGAAAAAAACCAGGGTGACAATGTAGTCAGTACACTGGACACGTCTCTGCAGCAGACAGCCTACAATGCCCTGGGTGACAACCGGGGCGCCGTGGTGGTCCTGGACCCAAAAACCGGGGCCGTTCTGGTATCAGTAAGCAAGCCCGACTTCAACCCAAACACCGTGGCGCAGGACTGGGATTATCTGGTCAATGACAGCTCCAACAGCAGTCTCTTGAACCGGGCCACACAGGGTGCGTATCCGCCGGGTTCCACATTTAAGATCGTGACAGCCCTGGCATACTTAAAAGCCCACGGCAGCATAGACGGATATTCCTACAACTGCAGCGGCAGCATTACCATGGATGACCACACCATCACCTGCTATGACGGAGAAGTACACGGGGAGGAAGACTTCACCACAGCCTTTGCCGAATCCTGCAACAGTGCGTTTGCAGGCATCGGTGTAGACCTGGGCAGATCAAAACTGACGCAGACAGCGGAAAGCCTTTTGTTTAACAGCAAACTGCCCATTCCCATCGAATACAATAAAAGCAGATTTGACTTAGGTGACCACCCCGGCAATCCGCTCCTAATGCAGACCTCCATCGGGCAGGGCAACACCTTGGTTTCCCCCATGCACATGGCCATGATCGTCAGTGCTATTGCCAATGACGGCGTACTGATGAAGCCATACTATGTAGACCACGTGGAGAATGTAAACGGAGACATAGTAAAAACTACCAAGCCTGCAGAATACAAACAGCTTTTAGAGACCAGCGAGGCACGCACCATGCAAAGCCTCATGGAGGAGGTAGTAAACCGTGGAACCGCATCCTCTTTAAGCGGAGAAAACTACAGCGCTGCCGGCAAAACCGGTTCAGCCGAATACTACGGCTCCGACGGGGATATCAGAACCCATTCCTGGTTCGTAGGATATTCCACAATGGGAGACTCCCAGATCGCCATAGCCGTCATAGCTGAAGGCGCCGGAACCGGCAGCTCCGTAGCCGTCCCCATAGCCCACGAAGTCTTCAACGAATACTACTACTAA
- a CDS encoding NUDIX hydrolase, which yields MIEATSCGGVVIYRGKILTLYKSYKHKYEGWVLPKGTVEEGEDYKDTALREVKEEAGVAANIIKYVGKSQYSFCVPEDTVEKDVYWYLMAAGSYYSRPQRDEYFVDSGFYKFHEAYHLLRFSNEKQILEKAYNEYLDLKKSNLWGNKKYF from the coding sequence ATGATTGAAGCAACGAGCTGTGGCGGGGTGGTAATATATCGGGGAAAGATACTGACCTTATACAAATCCTATAAGCACAAATATGAGGGCTGGGTTTTGCCGAAAGGGACAGTTGAAGAAGGCGAAGACTATAAGGATACAGCGCTGCGTGAAGTGAAGGAGGAGGCAGGCGTAGCTGCGAATATCATCAAATATGTAGGTAAAAGCCAGTATAGTTTTTGTGTGCCGGAAGATACTGTGGAAAAGGACGTTTACTGGTATCTCATGGCGGCAGGCAGTTATTACAGCCGGCCACAGAGAGATGAATATTTTGTAGATTCCGGTTTTTACAAGTTCCATGAAGCTTACCATCTATTACGGTTTTCCAACGAAAAGCAGATTCTGGAAAAGGCTTATAATGAATACCTGGATTTGAAAAAATCAAATCTTTGGGGAAACAAAAAGTATTTTTAG
- the pap gene encoding polyphosphate:AMP phosphotransferase: MLEQIDLTKEMGKEEYKEKMEILEGTLSRLQRECRDLGIPVMILFEGFGAAGKGVQINKLIHPLDPRGFKVFAIKQESKEERMYPFLWRFWTKTPEKGRIAIFDTSWYRRVSVDRFEEKLSPEELMYAYQEINTFEKTLTDDGAVLIKFFMHISRKEQKRRFDKLLDNKETAWRVSKADLNRNEEYGTYKAMLEEMLEKTETECAPWTIIEAMDRRFATVKILSSVIDSLSEKIEEVKAEKLAKEERKKVEAGAETETKEYEPLPKKVLESSTLSKADLTLAYTKEEYKKKLKDLQDRMAILHSELYSRRIPVVLGFEGWDAGGKGGAIKRLTEAMDPRGYVVNPTAAPSVVEKNHHYLWRFWKDMPKAGHVAIFDRTWYGRVMVERIEGFCTKEEWQRAYKEINDMEAHLAHSGAIVLKFWMHIDKDEQERRFKERMENPEKQWKITDEDWRNREKWDQYEEAVNEMVIRTSTSYAPWIIVEGNDKYYARVKVLESVVNAIERRLKESK; this comes from the coding sequence ATGTTAGAGCAGATTGATTTAACAAAAGAGATGGGGAAAGAAGAGTACAAAGAAAAGATGGAGATTCTGGAAGGGACCCTTTCCCGCCTGCAGAGAGAATGCAGAGATTTGGGGATTCCGGTTATGATCCTTTTTGAAGGGTTCGGAGCAGCCGGAAAAGGAGTGCAGATCAATAAACTGATCCATCCGCTGGACCCAAGGGGATTTAAGGTTTTTGCCATCAAGCAGGAGTCCAAGGAGGAGCGCATGTATCCGTTTTTGTGGCGCTTCTGGACCAAGACACCGGAGAAGGGAAGAATCGCTATTTTTGATACAAGCTGGTACAGAAGAGTGTCCGTGGACCGGTTTGAGGAAAAACTCTCACCGGAAGAGCTTATGTATGCCTACCAGGAAATCAATACATTTGAGAAAACTCTGACAGACGACGGTGCGGTACTGATAAAATTCTTTATGCATATCAGCAGAAAGGAGCAGAAGAGGCGTTTTGACAAGCTTCTGGATAATAAGGAGACAGCCTGGAGAGTCAGCAAGGCAGATTTAAACCGCAACGAGGAATATGGCACTTACAAAGCCATGCTGGAGGAAATGCTGGAAAAGACTGAGACGGAGTGTGCCCCGTGGACTATCATTGAGGCCATGGACCGCCGTTTTGCCACTGTGAAGATCCTCTCCTCCGTGATTGACAGCCTATCGGAAAAAATAGAGGAGGTCAAAGCAGAAAAACTGGCAAAAGAAGAGAGAAAGAAAGTGGAAGCGGGGGCCGAAACAGAGACAAAAGAGTATGAGCCTCTCCCCAAAAAGGTTCTGGAATCCTCCACTTTAAGCAAAGCGGACCTGACGCTGGCCTATACAAAGGAAGAGTACAAGAAGAAATTAAAAGACTTACAGGACCGCATGGCGATCCTCCACAGCGAGCTGTACAGCCGCAGGATCCCTGTGGTACTTGGATTTGAGGGCTGGGACGCGGGAGGCAAAGGCGGTGCCATCAAACGTCTTACAGAAGCCATGGACCCAAGAGGATATGTGGTGAATCCCACGGCGGCGCCGTCTGTTGTGGAGAAGAATCATCATTACCTGTGGCGGTTCTGGAAGGACATGCCAAAGGCAGGCCATGTTGCCATATTTGACCGTACCTGGTACGGAAGAGTCATGGTGGAACGGATTGAGGGATTCTGCACAAAGGAAGAGTGGCAGCGGGCCTATAAAGAGATTAATGATATGGAAGCCCATCTGGCCCATTCAGGAGCTATTGTACTGAAGTTCTGGATGCACATTGATAAGGACGAGCAGGAGCGCAGATTTAAAGAGCGCATGGAAAATCCGGAAAAACAGTGGAAGATCACGGATGAAGACTGGAGAAACCGGGAAAAATGGGACCAGTACGAGGAGGCAGTCAATGAGATGGTCATCCGGACATCAACCTCCTACGCACCATGGATCATCGTGGAGGGCAATGACAAGTATTATGCCCGCGTCAAGGTGCTGGAATCTGTTGTAAATGCAATTGAGAGAAGGCTGAAGGAATCCAAATAA
- a CDS encoding GerW family sporulation protein, whose protein sequence is MASDNSFKTTVDSLFKGMDSFITTKTVVGEAITVGDTIILPLIDVSFGVAAGAFADDKKNNGGGGMGGKVSPSAVLVISNGSTKLVNVKNQDGITKILDMVPDFVNKFTDGKKVEVAAAKEPAKKTGFEKKEAEEAKEEDKTEE, encoded by the coding sequence ATGGCTTCAGATAATAGTTTCAAGACAACGGTGGATTCCCTCTTCAAGGGAATGGACAGCTTTATCACCACCAAAACAGTGGTAGGTGAGGCGATCACGGTGGGGGATACCATTATCCTTCCACTGATCGACGTATCCTTTGGCGTGGCTGCAGGGGCATTTGCGGATGACAAGAAGAACAACGGCGGCGGAGGTATGGGCGGCAAGGTTTCCCCAAGTGCGGTGCTGGTGATCTCCAATGGCAGTACAAAGCTGGTCAATGTAAAGAATCAGGACGGCATTACCAAGATCCTGGATATGGTCCCTGATTTTGTGAATAAATTCACGGATGGTAAAAAAGTGGAAGTGGCTGCTGCAAAAGAGCCTGCAAAGAAAACGGGATTTGAGAAGAAAGAGGCAGAGGAAGCCAAAGAAGAAGACAAAACAGAAGAGTAA
- the rpmB gene encoding 50S ribosomal protein L28 has product MAKCAICEKGAHFGNNVSHSHRRSNKMWKSNIKSVKVKTANGAAKKMYVCTSCLRSGKVERA; this is encoded by the coding sequence ATGGCAAAGTGTGCAATTTGTGAAAAAGGTGCTCATTTCGGGAACAACGTGAGCCATTCCCATAGAAGATCAAACAAGATGTGGAAATCCAACATCAAATCTGTTAAAGTAAAAACAGCAAACGGTGCTGCAAAGAAAATGTATGTTTGTACTTCCTGCTTAAGAAGCGGTAAAGTGGAGAGAGCGTAA
- a CDS encoding Asp23/Gls24 family envelope stress response protein, giving the protein MDGLVDTGLGKIMIDTDVIATYAGSVAVECFGIVGMAAVSMKDGLVKLLKKDSLKHGINVIITDNKITLEFHVIVAYGVSISAVSDNLISNVKYRVEEFTGLTIEKINILVEGVRVID; this is encoded by the coding sequence ATGGATGGACTTGTTGATACAGGATTAGGTAAAATAATGATTGATACGGATGTCATCGCTACTTATGCGGGAAGCGTGGCAGTCGAATGTTTTGGAATCGTAGGCATGGCGGCGGTCAGTATGAAAGACGGGCTTGTTAAGCTCCTGAAGAAAGACAGCCTGAAGCATGGAATCAATGTCATCATCACCGATAATAAAATCACTCTGGAATTTCACGTGATCGTAGCGTACGGCGTGAGTATCTCTGCCGTGTCCGACAATCTCATCAGCAATGTGAAATACCGGGTGGAGGAATTTACCGGTTTGACTATAGAGAAGATCAATATCCTTGTAGAGGGCGTAAGAGTAATCGATTAA
- a CDS encoding DAK2 domain-containing protein, translating into MNTNTVDAKMLGRMFLAGAKNLEAKKEWINELNVFPVPDGDTGTNMTLTILSAASEVSALEDPTMKTLAKAISSGSLRGARGNSGVILSQLLRGFTKTIEHYDTVDAPVFAKAFEKGVETAYKAVMKPKEGTILTVARGAADKALEIAEDCSDLGSFFTDVIAHAEHVLSRTPDMLPVLKEAGVVDSGGQGLVEVLKGAFDGYLGKEIDMNFEKPKSSGMSKPVSAKESNIKFGYCTEFIIMLEKAFPEKEEQAFKEFLMSIGDSLVVVADDEIVKVHVHTNDPGMAIQKALTYGQLSNMKIDNMRLEHHEKVIKEAEKLAAQQRESVPEKEVGFISVSVGDGMGDIFRDLGADYLIEGGQTMNPSTEDMLKAIEQVHAKNIFVFPNNKNIILAANQARDLTEDKNIIVIPTKTIPQGITALINYVPEKTVEQNTEEMLQCIGNVKTGQVTYAVRDTRIDDKEIRQGDIMGIGDHGILAVGEGVEGITMETIDAMVDEDTEIISVYYGSDVNREDAQRLGEKLEERYPDFDVEVNNGGQPIYYYVVSVE; encoded by the coding sequence TTGAATACCAATACCGTTGACGCTAAGATGCTTGGCAGGATGTTTCTGGCTGGTGCCAAAAATCTGGAAGCTAAGAAAGAATGGATTAATGAACTGAATGTGTTCCCTGTACCGGATGGTGATACGGGAACGAATATGACGCTGACAATTCTGTCTGCTGCTTCCGAAGTAAGTGCTCTTGAGGATCCGACCATGAAGACACTGGCAAAAGCCATCTCTTCCGGTTCTCTGCGCGGGGCAAGAGGAAACTCAGGCGTTATCCTTTCTCAGCTTCTGAGGGGTTTTACAAAAACCATTGAACATTACGATACCGTGGATGCTCCTGTATTTGCGAAAGCATTTGAAAAAGGTGTGGAAACCGCCTATAAAGCTGTTATGAAGCCAAAGGAAGGAACCATCCTGACAGTAGCCAGAGGCGCGGCTGACAAGGCCCTGGAGATCGCGGAGGACTGCAGTGATCTTGGGAGTTTCTTCACAGATGTCATTGCCCATGCAGAACATGTGCTCTCCAGAACACCGGACATGCTTCCGGTCCTCAAAGAGGCGGGTGTTGTGGATTCCGGCGGTCAGGGACTTGTAGAGGTTCTCAAAGGTGCTTTTGACGGCTATCTGGGCAAAGAAATTGATATGAATTTTGAGAAGCCCAAATCCTCAGGCATGAGCAAACCGGTATCCGCAAAGGAGAGTAATATCAAATTCGGTTACTGTACAGAATTCATTATTATGCTGGAGAAGGCATTTCCGGAAAAAGAGGAACAAGCTTTCAAGGAGTTTCTTATGTCTATAGGAGATTCCCTGGTAGTTGTGGCAGATGATGAAATCGTTAAGGTGCATGTACATACCAATGATCCTGGTATGGCAATCCAGAAAGCCCTGACCTATGGCCAGCTCTCCAATATGAAAATAGATAACATGCGTCTGGAACACCATGAAAAGGTGATCAAAGAGGCAGAAAAGCTGGCAGCACAGCAGAGGGAATCCGTGCCGGAAAAAGAAGTGGGATTTATCTCTGTATCGGTAGGGGACGGCATGGGAGATATCTTCCGTGATCTGGGCGCCGATTATCTCATAGAGGGCGGACAGACTATGAACCCAAGTACAGAGGATATGCTGAAAGCCATTGAGCAGGTACATGCCAAGAATATATTTGTGTTCCCAAACAATAAAAATATTATTCTGGCAGCAAATCAGGCAAGGGATTTGACAGAGGATAAGAATATCATTGTCATTCCAACCAAGACCATTCCCCAGGGGATCACGGCTCTGATCAATTATGTACCGGAGAAGACAGTGGAGCAGAACACGGAGGAGATGCTGCAGTGCATCGGTAATGTAAAGACCGGACAGGTCACTTATGCGGTGAGAGATACCAGGATTGATGATAAGGAAATCCGGCAGGGTGATATTATGGGAATCGGCGACCACGGTATTTTAGCTGTAGGCGAGGGCGTGGAAGGGATTACCATGGAGACCATTGACGCTATGGTGGATGAAGATACAGAGATCATCAGCGTATATTACGGTTCCGATGTGAACAGGGAGGACGCCCAGCGTCTGGGTGAGAAGCTGGAGGAGCGTTATCCGGATTTTGATGTGGAAGTAAATAACGGCGGTCAGCCGATTTATTATTATGTGGTATCCGTGGAATAA
- the recG gene encoding ATP-dependent DNA helicase RecG has protein sequence MREADAIRSIKGIGEKTEKLFAKLGIRSVGDLLRYYPRDYEEYAQPESIPMLRPGKKAAVAGRIAGKVGVRSTGRLTVVTAVLKEEGKSLSLTWYNMPFLRNTISSGSCYIFRGMVTEKKGRLTMEHPEVFTPEKYGEMLHTLHPVYGLTKGLTNKLVVKTVQQALDEKEIVQEYLPEDFRSHYHLAEYNFAVSEIHFPRDKKNMLLGRRRLVFDEFLFFILAVRMMKEKTQDAASHFTMKPVWETENVIENLPYPLTNAQRRVWGEIERDMTGHTLMSRLVQGDVGSGKTIIAFLSMILAAVNGYQSALMVPTEVLAAQHFEALKKLLKEQGLAFEPVLLTGSCTAKEKRMIYEQISCGQAKMVVGTHALIQEKVQYENLALVVTDEQHRFGVNQRDDLSKKGEKPHVLVMSATPIPRTLAIILYGDLDISVIDELPARRLPIKNCVVDISYRPKAYAFMEREIQAGRQVYVICPMVEESEGLEAENVLDYTERLRNIMPPDIKTEPLHGRMKPADKNKIMSAFASGEIQILVSTTVVEVGVNVPNATVMMVENAERFGLAQLHQLRGRVGRGEHQSYCIFMQGQDAQETKERLEILVKSNDGFEIAGEDLRLRGPGDLFGIRQSGDMEFALADIYQDAQVLKEASEAGGAILKLDPDLSLEQHRRLKARLLDYAKERLELPGL, from the coding sequence ATGAGAGAAGCAGATGCAATCCGTTCCATCAAGGGAATTGGTGAGAAGACAGAAAAATTATTTGCGAAACTGGGGATACGAAGTGTGGGTGATCTGCTTAGATACTACCCCAGGGACTACGAAGAATATGCGCAGCCTGAGAGCATCCCAATGCTGAGGCCCGGGAAAAAGGCTGCTGTGGCCGGCAGGATAGCCGGAAAAGTTGGTGTGCGCAGTACAGGAAGGCTCACGGTGGTGACAGCTGTTCTGAAAGAGGAGGGAAAAAGCCTTTCCCTGACCTGGTATAACATGCCCTTTTTGAGAAATACCATATCCTCGGGAAGCTGCTACATATTTCGTGGAATGGTCACGGAAAAGAAAGGGCGCCTGACAATGGAGCACCCGGAGGTATTCACGCCTGAAAAGTACGGAGAGATGCTGCACACGCTGCATCCGGTTTACGGCCTGACCAAAGGACTTACGAATAAGCTGGTGGTCAAGACGGTACAGCAGGCTCTGGATGAGAAGGAGATCGTGCAGGAATATCTCCCGGAGGATTTCCGCAGCCATTATCACTTGGCGGAATATAACTTTGCGGTTTCTGAAATCCATTTTCCAAGAGACAAAAAGAATATGCTTCTGGGCAGAAGAAGGCTGGTATTTGATGAATTTCTATTTTTCATACTGGCTGTACGCATGATGAAAGAAAAGACCCAGGATGCTGCCAGCCATTTTACCATGAAACCCGTTTGGGAGACAGAGAATGTCATAGAGAACCTGCCCTACCCTCTGACCAATGCCCAGAGGCGTGTTTGGGGGGAGATCGAGAGGGATATGACAGGACATACCCTTATGTCCAGGCTGGTACAGGGTGATGTGGGAAGCGGAAAGACTATTATCGCATTTCTATCCATGATCCTGGCAGCTGTCAATGGATACCAGTCTGCGCTGATGGTTCCCACAGAGGTTTTGGCTGCCCAGCACTTTGAAGCGCTGAAAAAACTGTTAAAGGAGCAGGGACTGGCCTTTGAGCCGGTGCTGCTGACAGGTTCCTGTACAGCAAAGGAAAAGCGGATGATTTACGAGCAGATATCTTGCGGGCAGGCGAAAATGGTGGTGGGCACCCACGCCCTGATCCAGGAGAAGGTACAGTACGAGAACCTGGCTCTGGTCGTGACGGATGAACAGCACCGCTTTGGTGTGAACCAGAGAGATGACTTGTCTAAAAAGGGGGAGAAGCCCCATGTTCTTGTCATGAGTGCAACCCCCATACCCAGGACGCTGGCCATAATCCTGTACGGAGATTTGGATATTTCCGTCATTGACGAGCTTCCGGCAAGAAGACTGCCCATAAAAAACTGTGTGGTAGATATTTCTTACCGGCCAAAAGCATATGCTTTTATGGAGCGGGAGATTCAGGCCGGAAGACAGGTCTATGTCATCTGTCCCATGGTGGAGGAGAGTGAAGGGCTGGAAGCGGAAAATGTACTGGATTACACAGAGCGCCTGCGAAACATCATGCCTCCGGACATAAAGACAGAGCCACTTCACGGCAGAATGAAACCCGCTGACAAAAATAAGATCATGAGTGCCTTTGCTTCCGGTGAGATACAGATTCTGGTATCCACTACAGTGGTGGAGGTAGGTGTGAATGTTCCCAATGCCACAGTCATGATGGTGGAGAACGCGGAGCGATTCGGCCTGGCGCAGCTTCACCAGCTCAGAGGACGCGTAGGGCGCGGGGAACATCAGTCTTACTGCATATTCATGCAGGGGCAGGACGCCCAGGAGACAAAGGAGCGTTTGGAGATTCTGGTAAAATCCAACGACGGCTTTGAAATCGCAGGGGAGGATCTGCGGCTCCGGGGACCGGGGGATCTGTTCGGAATCCGTCAGAGCGGAGATATGGAATTTGCTCTGGCTGATATATACCAGGATGCCCAGGTGTTGAAAGAGGCCAGTGAAGCGGGAGGAGCAATCCTGAAGCTGGACCCGGATTTATCACTGGAACAACACAGAAGGCTCAAGGCACGTCTTCTGGATTATGCGAAGGAACGGCTGGAGCTGCCGGGACTATAG